Genomic segment of Elusimicrobiaceae bacterium:
CAAAGCGTCGTTCAAGATTTTTTCAGCGGTCGCTTTTTTACCTTCAAAATTTAATTTGTTGATGAAGCGGGCCACGAGCACGGAGTTGTGTTTGAAATCCGGCGCGGGCTGCGGTCTTCTGTCTCTGGGTCTTAAACCTTTTCTAGGCATAGTAAATTATTTCTCCTCTTATTTTCCGGCTTTGGGTCTCTTTACACCATACAAAGAGCGGCCCTGTTTTCTGTTTTCTACTCCGGACGCATCTAAAGCGCCGCGGATGATGTGATAACGCACACCCGGCAAGTCTTTCACACGACCACCGCGCACGAGCACGATGGAGTGTTCTTGCAGGTTGTGACCTTCACCGGGAATATAAGCGGTGACTTCAACTTTAGAGGTCAATTTCACACGGGCAACCTTTCTCAAAGCAGAGTTCGGCTTTTTCGGGGTTGTGGTATAAACACGGGTGCAGACGCCTCTTCTTTGGGGGCAAGCCTGCAAAGCAGGGGACTTGGTGCGAACAACATCTTTCGCGCGCCCGTATTTCACTAATTGGTTTACTGTAGGCATTACTCTTTCTCTCCTGTTTCTTTCAGTTCTTTGCGTTTTTGTTCAAATTCGCTGGAAATCTGTCTGGCAGATATACCTGTACCCGCCGGGATCAGATGTCCTACGATGACGTTTTCTTTCAGGCCTTGCAATTCGTCAATTTGGCCCGTAATGGCGGCGTCTGTCAGGACCTTAGTGGTTTCCTGAAAGCTGGCCGCTGAGATAAAGGATTCAGAAGCAAGAGACGCTTTACTGATACCCAAAAGGATGGTTTCGGCATCGGCTGTGCGTTTATCGGCAGCTTTCATTTTTGCGTTTTCACGCAACCAGCTGGCACGGCTGACGATTTCTCCTTTTAGGAAGTGGGTGTCTCCCGCATCCAGAATTTTCACGTTCCCCAACATCTGACGGACAATAACCTCGATATGTCTGTCATTGATGGTCACGCCTTGCAGTCTGTACACTTCCTGAATGGCGTTTAAGAGGAACTCTTGCGCTTCTTTTTCACCTTTGACTCTGAGCACATCGTGCGGATCAATGGCGCCGTCGGTCAGCGCTTCACCGACGCCCACATGGTCTCCTTCATAGACGACCAAGTGTTTTCCTTGAGGAATGCTGTAAGCTTTTTCTTGATTCGTTTCAGCATTTCTCACTACGACTTCAATCAAACCTTTCGGCGAAGTTTCTAAACTGACCACACCTTCAAACTCGGAAATAATGGCCGGATTTTTGGGGCGGCGAGCTTCGAAGAGCTCCGCAATTCTGGGCAAACCGCCCGTGATGTCTTTGGTACCGCCGGCTTCTCTGGCGATCTTAGCCAACACATCACCTGCTTCCACTTCTTCACCGTTTTCAACCATCAAGATGGTGTCAATCGGTAAGGGAAGGCTGGTTTTGCCATTTTTACCTTCAATGCTGATGCGCGGGTTTTTCTTGCCCATGCGGCTGGCAATAATTTTTCTTTCAATTACACCCGTCACTTTGTTGCGTTCTTCCTGCAAGGTAATACCTTCTACCACATCAGTCAAACGAACTACACCTTTCGCTTCTGCGAGCACAGGAATGGAGTGCGGGTCCCACTCAGCAAGGAGGGTTCCTTTTTCTACGGTTGCATGATCATCTATATAAACAGTAGCACCGTACTGAACTTTATATTCTTTTATTGTACCATTTCCGGCCTCAACAAAGATAGACCCATTGCGAGACAAACAAATTTTATTGTCGTACACATTGGTAATTACTTTCATATCTTTGAAAGTCACTTTACCGGAAATTTCAGCAACGGCCTGAGAGCGAGACAATACGCGGGAGGCCGTACCACCGATGTGGAAGGTACGCAAAGTAAGCTGGGTACCCGGTTCACCGATGGATTGAGCAGCGATAATACCTACCGCATCGCCAGGATTACTCATAGTAGAAGTGGCCAAAGACAAACCATAACATTTGGCACAAACACCGAACGGAGACTCACAGGTCAGTACGGAGCGGATACGTACAGATTCCACGCCATATTTTTTCACGAGTTTGCTCTGCTCTAAGGTAATAACATCGCCTTCTTTAATGATGGTTTTTTCTTCTTCTTTACCATCGGCTTTTTGTACTTTTACCACTACGTTTTCCAAGCTGGTGCGGCCCAAGATACGTTCTTCAATGGGTTCTACCATTTCTTCGCCGCTCATCAAAGATTTTACAACGATACCGTTGTGAGTGTGACAATCGTGCTCAGTGACAACCACATTATGAGCCACGTCCACCAAACGACGAGTCAAATAACCGGCGTCGGCGGTTTTCAAAGCGGTATCAGACAAACCTTTACGTCCACCGTGCGTGGAAATAAAGTATTCAAGCACGGACAGACCTTCACGGAAGTTAGCCGTAATCGGGGATTCGATAATTTCGCCCTGACCACCGGTTAATTTTTTCTGCGGTTTAGCCATCAAACCGCGCATACCGGCTAACTGACGAACCTGTTGACGACTACCACGGGCACCGGAGTCAGCCATCAAAAATACTGAGTTGAAGCGCTGACCTAAAGACGGATCATATTTTTCATCTTCAAACTTTTTCATTTCTTTGAAAAGTTCCGAACCTACATCGTCAGTGACACGAGTCCAAATATCGATTACTTTATTATAACGTTCACCCTCAGTAATGATACCGGCTTCAGCTTGAGCCTGAATGGCTTTCACTTGTTTTTTGGCTTCATTAATATATTTTTGTTTGACGGAGGGGATCGTCATGTCCGCTACAGAGATAGACAAACCGGATTGAGTGGCATAGCCATAACCCAATTTCATGATCTTATCTAAGAGTTGCACCGCTTCATAACGGCCATATTTTTTGCTCTTATAACATTCATCTACCAAAGCAGCCAATTCTTTTTTGCCGATGGCTTTGTTCACATACGGCCAACCTTCCGGCAAAATATTGTTGAAAATAATACGACCCACAGAGGTATAATCTTTCCATTTAGAAGCATTCTGCGCTTCTTTCGGATCCAAGCCTTCTTCTACCAAAGCATTGATTCCGCGCACTTTAATTTTAGCATGCAAGGAAAGTTTGCCATATTCTAAAGCCACCAAAGCATCTTCTCTGCTACCGAAGATAGAGCCTTCACCTAAGTCACCATCTTTTACTTTGGTGATGAAGTTGATACCCAACACCATATCGTGAGACGGGGAGGCAATAGGCTTACCGGAAGCGGGAGACAAAATGTTGTTAGAAGCAAGCATCAAAGTGCGGGCTTCCATTTGGGCTTCCAAAGAAAGAGGTACGTGTACAGCCATCTGGTCACCGTCGAAGTCAGCGTTGAAAGCGGCACAAGTTAACGGGTGCAACTGAATGGCTTTACCTTCGATGAGGACCGGTTCAAAGGCCTGAATACCGAGTCTGTGCAATGTCGGAGCACGGTTTAACAAGACCGGATGGTTCTTGGTCACTTTTTCCAAAATATCCCAAATTTCGGGGCGGACACGTTCCAACATTTTTTTGGCGGATTTTAAAGTCACGCCTTCTTTTTTCATGAGTTCGCCGATAATAAAAGGTTTGAAAAGTTCCAAAGCCATGAGTTTCGGCAAACCGCACTGATGGATTTTAAGTCTCGGGCCTACCACGATAACGGAACGACCGGAATAGTCTACACGTTTACCGAGTAAGTTTTGACGGAAACGACCATGTTTACCTTTAATACTGTCGGACAAAGATTTCAACGGTCTTCCGCCCGGCCCAATAAATACTTTACCGCGAGCACCGTTTTCAATTAAAGCATCCACCGCTTCCTGCAAGAGACGTTTTTCGTTGTAAATCATCACTTCGGGAGCACGCAAAGATTCAATGTGTTTCAAACGGTTGTTGCGGTTAATGATTCTTCTGTACAAATCGTTTAAGTCAGAAGCAGCAAAACGACCGCCATCGAGCGGTACCAACGGACGCAAATCCGGCGGAATGACCGGCAAGACATTGATAATCATCCATTCAGGACGGTTTCCGCTTTCTTTGAATTCTTCCATCGTTTTTACACGACGAACGAGTTTGGTGCGTTCCAATTCGCTTTGCGTATTTTTGAGTTGTTCATGCAAGGCAGGGATTTCTTTGTCAAAATCAATGCTTTCAAGCAACGTGCGAATGGCCGGAGCACCGATATCCACTTTCAAGCGGCTACCGTGTTTTTTGCGGGCTTCGCGTACTTGAGCATCAGAAAGCAAGGTACCCTTTTTGAAATCCGTACGACCCGTCACACTATCTACACAGTCTTCAATAACTACATAAGCAGCATAATAGACCACACGTTCCAAATCGGTAGTTCTCATATCGAGCAAGATACCGATTCTGGACGGGTTTTTGCGCAAGAACCATACGTGAGCCACCGGTACGGCCAACTCAATATGCCCCATGCGTTCGCGGCGGACTTTTGCTTCGGTAATTTCTACACCGCAGCGATCACAGGTAATCCCTTTAAATTTCACCCAACGATACTTACCACAAGCACATTCATAGTCTTTCGTGGGGCCAAAAATGCGTTCGCAGAATAAACCATCTCGCTCCGGTTTAAGGGTGCGGTAGTTGATAGTCTCCGGTTTTTTTACTTCGCCGTAAGACCAGGACATGACCTGTTCCGGGCTGGCAATGCCCAGTTTGATCGCGTCAAAATCAAAGAAGTTTAATTCTCCGAGTTTTTTGATTTTTTTGGTAGTTTGCATTTGTCAAATTCTCCGAACGCTATTTAACTTCCGCTTCAACCACTTCCGGCGCTGTGGTTTCTTCTTCCACAGCGGCGGGAGCGAGCTTATTGTTTTTCATTTTCTTCAAGAGGTCTACACTCAAGCCTAAGGCTTGCAATTCTTTAATCAACACCTTGAAGGATTCAGGCACACCGGGTTGAGCCGGGGCATCGCCTTTTACGATAGATTCATACATCTTGGTACGGCCGGCAAAGTCGTCTGACTTGACGGTCAAGAACTCTTGTAAGGTGTATGTAGCACCATAACCTTCAATAGCCCACACTTCCATTTCACCGAAGCGCTGACCACCGAACTGGGCTTTACCACCTAACGGCTGACGAGTAATCAAACTGTACGGACCGGTAGAACGGGCATGTACTTTATCTTCCACCAAGTGAATGAGTTTGAGCATATACATATAACCAACAGTCACTTTTTCTTCAAACGGAAGACCGGTACGACCATCATACAAAGTAATGCGGCAGTAATCGTCTGGCAAGTACTTTTTGGCATAGGCTTCACGTTCTTTGCCTGTTAAGCCCTTATCGTCCAAGATTTTTTCTTTGGCCAATTTAATTTGTTCTACTACTTCTGCTTCTGACGGACCGTCAAAGACCGGCGTAGCGGCATTGTAGTTGAGGTGTTTGGCTGCCCAACCGAGCATGGTTTCCAACAACTGGCCAACGTTCATACGAGAAGGAATACCGAGCGGGGAAAGTACTACATCAAGCGGTGTACCATCCGGCAAGTACGGCATATCTTCTTCGGGCAAGATACGGGCCACGATACCTTTGTTTCCGTGACGACCGGACATTTTATCACCTACGTGTAATTTACGTTTAGAGGCAATATATACTTTGACCGATTTATTCACGGTGATCGCAAGTTCGTCACCCTGTTTAGAAAATTCTAATTCGCGCTCATAATGTTCTACGGCTTTCTTTTCAAACATCTTGTACAAGGCATTCAAACGAGCCGTTTCTTTTTTCAGCGCATCTTCTTTCTTAATGGTTGCTTTGGCGTGTTCCAAAGCGCGCTTGCGTTGTTCGGATAACAATTCTAAGGCTTGTTCTTTTTCCGTTTCCAACGCTTTGACTCTGGCTTTTTCTTCTGCTTTCGTCAATTTTTCTTTGCGCACAAATACGCGAGTGCCCAACACTTTACCGCTGGTACCGGGAGGCACGCGCAAGGAAGCATCCACCACATCATCGGCTTTTTTACCGAAAATAACTTTTAAAAGTCTTTCTTCCGGAGTTAATTGTTGTTCGCCTTTCGGGGTCACTTTACCCACCAAGATATCACCCGGTTCTACAACCGTAGCAGGCAGGACAATACCGTCATTATCTAAGTGAGAAAGAGCCTCCGCACCGATGTTAGGAATGTCACGAGTGATTTCTTCGGCACCTAATTTGGTGTTTCTGGCATCAACGTTAAACTCGTGCAAATGGATAGAAGTGAAAACATCGTCACGTACTAAACGGCTGGACACCAAGATGGCGTCTTCGTAGTTATACCCTTCCCAACACATAAAACCAACCAACAAGTTGCGTCCCAAAG
This window contains:
- the rpoC gene encoding DNA-directed RNA polymerase subunit beta'; amino-acid sequence: MQTTKKIKKLGELNFFDFDAIKLGIASPEQVMSWSYGEVKKPETINYRTLKPERDGLFCERIFGPTKDYECACGKYRWVKFKGITCDRCGVEITEAKVRRERMGHIELAVPVAHVWFLRKNPSRIGILLDMRTTDLERVVYYAAYVVIEDCVDSVTGRTDFKKGTLLSDAQVREARKKHGSRLKVDIGAPAIRTLLESIDFDKEIPALHEQLKNTQSELERTKLVRRVKTMEEFKESGNRPEWMIINVLPVIPPDLRPLVPLDGGRFAASDLNDLYRRIINRNNRLKHIESLRAPEVMIYNEKRLLQEAVDALIENGARGKVFIGPGGRPLKSLSDSIKGKHGRFRQNLLGKRVDYSGRSVIVVGPRLKIHQCGLPKLMALELFKPFIIGELMKKEGVTLKSAKKMLERVRPEIWDILEKVTKNHPVLLNRAPTLHRLGIQAFEPVLIEGKAIQLHPLTCAAFNADFDGDQMAVHVPLSLEAQMEARTLMLASNNILSPASGKPIASPSHDMVLGINFITKVKDGDLGEGSIFGSREDALVALEYGKLSLHAKIKVRGINALVEEGLDPKEAQNASKWKDYTSVGRIIFNNILPEGWPYVNKAIGKKELAALVDECYKSKKYGRYEAVQLLDKIMKLGYGYATQSGLSISVADMTIPSVKQKYINEAKKQVKAIQAQAEAGIITEGERYNKVIDIWTRVTDDVGSELFKEMKKFEDEKYDPSLGQRFNSVFLMADSGARGSRQQVRQLAGMRGLMAKPQKKLTGGQGEIIESPITANFREGLSVLEYFISTHGGRKGLSDTALKTADAGYLTRRLVDVAHNVVVTEHDCHTHNGIVVKSLMSGEEMVEPIEERILGRTSLENVVVKVQKADGKEEEKTIIKEGDVITLEQSKLVKKYGVESVRIRSVLTCESPFGVCAKCYGLSLATSTMSNPGDAVGIIAAQSIGEPGTQLTLRTFHIGGTASRVLSRSQAVAEISGKVTFKDMKVITNVYDNKICLSRNGSIFVEAGNGTIKEYKVQYGATVYIDDHATVEKGTLLAEWDPHSIPVLAEAKGVVRLTDVVEGITLQEERNKVTGVIERKIIASRMGKKNPRISIEGKNGKTSLPLPIDTILMVENGEEVEAGDVLAKIAREAGGTKDITGGLPRIAELFEARRPKNPAIISEFEGVVSLETSPKGLIEVVVRNAETNQEKAYSIPQGKHLVVYEGDHVGVGEALTDGAIDPHDVLRVKGEKEAQEFLLNAIQEVYRLQGVTINDRHIEVIVRQMLGNVKILDAGDTHFLKGEIVSRASWLRENAKMKAADKRTADAETILLGISKASLASESFISAASFQETTKVLTDAAITGQIDELQGLKENVIVGHLIPAGTGISARQISSEFEQKRKELKETGEKE
- a CDS encoding 30S ribosomal protein S7 (binds directly to 16S rRNA where it nucleates assembly of the head domain of the 30S subunit), which codes for MPRKGLRPRDRRPQPAPDFKHNSVLVARFINKLNFEGKKATAEKILNDAL
- the rpsL gene encoding 30S ribosomal protein S12, whose protein sequence is MPTVNQLVKYGRAKDVVRTKSPALQACPQRRGVCTRVYTTTPKKPNSALRKVARVKLTSKVEVTAYIPGEGHNLQEHSIVLVRGGRVKDLPGVRYHIIRGALDASGVENRKQGRSLYGVKRPKAGK